Proteins encoded together in one Vanessa tameamea isolate UH-Manoa-2023 chromosome 28, ilVanTame1 primary haplotype, whole genome shotgun sequence window:
- the LOC135194257 gene encoding uncharacterized protein LOC135194257, translating into MTKKYTIALIIVAVCSLTRSVSATNVQLPAVYPLVNILLPLLNNVYNLLLSLLSIFDSLPPAISCLIPVDLSALETSLLKLYSQALAIVNFLRSLPEYAIGANPKSPSAGVASLQGLLTSLVTAITDLTDDVLIGIGGGLLPGLLQLVVCVVQALLNLLL; encoded by the exons atgacgaAGAAATACACTATTGCGCTAATCATTGTTGCTGTTTGCTCTCTAACG AGATCAGTATCAGCGACGAACGTGCAGCTACCGGCAGTGTACCCCCTCGTGAACATACTTCTACCCCTTCTAAATAACGTGTACAATCTACTTCTATCCCTTCTATCAATCTTCGATTCCCTACCACCAGCCATAAGCTGCCTCATTCCGGTAGACCTATCAGCTTTAGAGACATCATTACTCAAGCTGTACTCTCAAGCACTGGCTATCGTGAACTTCTTGAGATCTTTGCCGGAATATGCTATCGGAGCGAACCCAAAAAGTCCATCAGCTGGTGTCGCCAGTTTGCAAGGGCTCCTCACGAGCCTGGTCACAGCTATCACGGACCTCACAGACGATGTCCTCATTGGTATTGGCGGTGGCCTTCTTCCAGGTCTTCTTCAGCTCGTGGTCTGCGTGGTCCAGGCCTTGCTTAACTTGTTACTTTAA